One genomic segment of Actinomycetota bacterium includes these proteins:
- a CDS encoding translation initiation factor IF-2 N-terminal domain-containing protein, which yields MTRRRVWQLARETGLSTRDVIEGLLDMGIEATSHAATVSESEAERFLDILNRERGAATPGRMRVDELAEQLGMDTGAVIILLEELGVRAKSPTASVWDFDADRLLTWLEGRESWLPLEDPTTTPPGDGPPVTLRRPPAGEPGETPRAARLGVDHHPGRAPSPTRTVEDASTSARGVAGTEAGGTGTEAGERPGVGSRSDRNLVRRVLREIRPYWRGLTGLVTLDLLATPLALLKPIPLAIAIDTVLGDDPIPGVIAAIAPEALTRSDLRVLLLAALLQVAIVLFGQLQSLGAYVLNTYTGERLTRGFRAHLFSRAQQLSLLYHYRHGPTDALYRIEYDAPSVQHTVDSALPLVSSTVMFVATIYVTARIDGQLALVALAISPVLFLLSRGYAGRIRPRYRELRELESSELSVVQEVLSAIRVVKAFGREAHERDRFVDRSNQVVRARVSLSIAEGSFGLGINLTTAVGTALVLYIGVRHVLAGALTLGQLTIVLGYLAQLYAPLRSVSQRIGDVQNSIAGVERAFELLDQPSEVEERPGARRLEHAEGALAFEDVRFSYDGQIDVLRDVTFAIEPGTRLGIAGRTGAGKTTLVSLVTRFYDPTRGRILLDGVDIRDYRVADLRDQFALVLQEPVLFSTTVRENLRYARPDARQDDIVAAARAADAHDFICALPEGYDTVVGDRGMRLSGGERQRVSLARAFLKDAPVLILDEPTSSVDRETEATIMAAMQRLMVGRTALMIAHRLSTLEHCDAVIELRDGRARFAGADGLETADTAA from the coding sequence ATGACACGTCGGCGCGTGTGGCAGCTAGCACGGGAGACCGGCCTGTCCACCCGAGACGTGATCGAAGGTCTCCTTGATATGGGGATCGAAGCGACGAGCCACGCGGCGACCGTCTCCGAGAGCGAAGCCGAACGCTTCCTCGACATCCTGAACAGGGAGCGCGGGGCGGCGACCCCGGGGAGGATGCGCGTCGACGAGCTAGCGGAGCAGCTAGGTATGGACACCGGGGCGGTGATCATCCTCCTGGAGGAGCTCGGCGTACGCGCGAAGAGCCCCACCGCGAGCGTCTGGGACTTCGATGCCGACCGTCTCCTCACCTGGCTCGAGGGCCGGGAGAGCTGGCTCCCCCTCGAAGATCCGACGACGACCCCCCCTGGAGACGGTCCACCCGTCACGCTCCGTCGACCGCCTGCCGGGGAGCCCGGGGAGACGCCCAGAGCGGCGCGGCTCGGTGTGGACCACCATCCAGGACGCGCGCCGTCCCCGACGAGGACCGTCGAGGACGCCTCCACGTCCGCCAGGGGTGTGGCGGGAACCGAGGCGGGGGGAACCGGAACCGAGGCGGGGGAACGGCCCGGCGTCGGCTCCCGGTCGGACCGCAACCTCGTCCGTCGCGTGCTCAGAGAGATCCGCCCCTACTGGCGCGGTCTGACCGGGTTGGTGACGCTGGACCTGCTGGCGACACCGCTCGCGCTCCTGAAACCCATCCCCCTCGCGATCGCGATCGACACCGTCCTTGGTGACGATCCCATCCCCGGGGTCATCGCCGCCATCGCACCCGAGGCGCTCACGCGGAGCGACCTGCGGGTACTGCTCCTCGCCGCCCTGCTCCAGGTGGCCATCGTCCTCTTCGGCCAGCTCCAGAGCCTCGGCGCCTACGTGCTCAACACCTACACCGGAGAACGGCTCACCCGCGGCTTCCGGGCGCACCTGTTCAGCCGGGCACAGCAGCTGTCGCTGCTGTACCACTACCGCCACGGGCCTACCGACGCGCTGTACCGGATCGAGTACGACGCGCCTTCGGTCCAGCACACCGTCGACAGCGCCCTCCCGCTCGTGTCGTCCACGGTCATGTTCGTCGCCACCATCTACGTGACCGCTCGGATCGACGGGCAGCTCGCGCTCGTCGCCCTGGCGATCTCGCCGGTCCTGTTCCTGCTGTCACGCGGGTACGCCGGCCGGATACGTCCGCGCTACCGCGAGCTGCGCGAGCTCGAGAGCTCGGAGCTGAGCGTCGTCCAAGAGGTGCTGTCGGCGATCCGCGTGGTCAAGGCGTTCGGGCGCGAGGCGCACGAGCGCGACCGCTTCGTCGACCGGTCGAACCAGGTGGTGAGGGCCCGGGTCTCGCTCTCGATCGCCGAGGGGAGCTTCGGCCTCGGGATCAACCTCACCACGGCGGTCGGTACCGCGCTCGTCCTGTACATCGGGGTCCGCCACGTGCTCGCCGGCGCGCTGACGCTCGGGCAGCTCACGATCGTGCTGGGCTACCTCGCGCAGCTGTACGCCCCGCTACGGAGCGTGAGCCAGCGCATCGGCGACGTCCAGAACTCGATCGCTGGTGTCGAGCGCGCCTTCGAGCTGCTCGATCAGCCTTCCGAGGTCGAGGAACGGCCTGGAGCCCGGCGCTTGGAACACGCGGAAGGCGCACTGGCCTTCGAGGACGTGCGGTTCTCCTACGACGGGCAGATCGACGTCCTGCGCGACGTCACGTTCGCGATCGAACCGGGGACGCGACTCGGCATCGCGGGGCGAACCGGGGCCGGCAAGACGACGCTCGTCAGCCTCGTCACCCGGTTCTACGACCCGACCCGCGGCCGCATACTGCTGGACGGCGTGGACATCCGCGATTACCGGGTCGCGGACCTCCGCGATCAGTTCGCCCTCGTGCTCCAGGAGCCGGTCCTGTTCTCGACGACGGTCCGAGAGAACCTCCGCTACGCGCGACCCGATGCGCGCCAGGACGACATCGTCGCGGCGGCCCGGGCGGCGGACGCCCACGACTTCATCTGCGCGCTCCCCGAGGGGTACGACACCGTCGTCGGCGATCGTGGTATGCGCCTGTCGGGTGGCGAACGCCAGCGCGTCTCGCTCGCTCGCGCGTTCCTCAAGGACGCCCCGGTGCTCATCCTCGACGAACCCACGAGCTCGGTGGACCGCGAGACCGAGGCGACCATCATGGCAGCGATGCAACGGCTCATGGTGGGACGGACCGCGCTGATGATCGCGCACCGCCTCTCCACGCTCGAGCACTGCGACGCGGTCATCGAGCTCCGCGACGGGCGGGCCCGCTTCGCGGGTGCGGACGGACTCGAGACCGCGGACACCGCAGCATGA
- a CDS encoding IPT/TIG domain-containing protein translates to GEVVVITGRNLSGSSAALQLAASVEILLDGRVLAPESVSATEVRVRIPLDVSPGPHTLSVRVDGRTSNSVQFTVEVFTVTGTYQGPGRIASATCNDPAVQAELQQLFPPGATGEGIQAVRDRRRPRFQGS, encoded by the coding sequence CTGGAGAGGTCGTCGTCATCACGGGGCGGAACCTGAGCGGGTCCTCCGCGGCGCTCCAGCTGGCGGCCAGCGTCGAGATCCTGCTCGACGGTCGCGTGCTCGCTCCGGAGTCGGTCTCCGCGACCGAGGTCCGGGTCCGGATCCCGCTGGACGTCTCGCCCGGTCCGCACACGCTGAGCGTGCGGGTCGACGGGCGCACCAGCAACTCGGTCCAGTTCACCGTGGAGGTCTTCACCGTCACCGGCACCTACCAGGGCCCGGGGCGGATCGCCTCGGCGACTTGCAACGACCCGGCCGTCCAGGCGGAGCTGCAGCAACTCTTCCCGCCGGGGGCCACCGGAGAGGGCATCCAGGCGGTCCGCGACCGGCGCCGGCCCCGTTTCCAGGGCAGCTGA